In Eucalyptus grandis isolate ANBG69807.140 chromosome 4, ASM1654582v1, whole genome shotgun sequence, the following proteins share a genomic window:
- the LOC104442542 gene encoding LOW QUALITY PROTEIN: probable beta-D-xylosidase 5 (The sequence of the model RefSeq protein was modified relative to this genomic sequence to represent the inferred CDS: inserted 1 base in 1 codon), translating to MPQFTAITFIFLTLCTATIAKPAKFKLDHSSLSSSSSSSSSSSTKNYTYVCDASRYASLGLNMSAFSFCDASLTYEERAKDLAKRMVLHEKVRQLGNGAYGVPRLGLPKYEWWSEALHGVSNVGPGTFFDDVVPGATSFPTVILTAAAFNESLWKSIGQAVSTEARAMYNLGRAGLTFWSPTINVVRDPRWGRALETPGEDPFVVGRYAVDYVRGLQDVEGADHHRTADPNQRPLKVSSCCKHYAAYDVENWLGVDRYHFDARVRQQDMEETFLRPFEMCVKEGDVSSVMCSFNRVDGIPTCADPNLLKDTIRGEWDLHGYIVADCDSIQVMVDDHKFLNDTNEDAVARTLKAGLDLDCGVYYTNFTPGAVAAGKVREREIDTSLKYLYVVLMRLGFFDGSPEFKSLGKDDICTKANLQLAARAAKEGIVLLKNNWTLPLSPHQARNIAVVGPHANATEAMIGNYAGVPCRFTAPIDGFSRYGVVTYKAGCADIACKNESFIFPAMKAAKRADATVILAGLDLSVEAEALDRTDLVLPGYQPQLINQVAEVAKGPVVLVILSAGGVDISFAKENPNIGGILWAGYPGEEGGRAIADVVFGHYNPGGRLPLTWHKADYVDMLPMTSMXTRPVPSLGYPGRTYKFFNGSVAYPFGYGLSYTRFNYSLSPAKRFVDLKVENLDYCRDLSYSHNTKRPPCPAMSIDDLNCGHDIDFVVEVTNTGHRDGSDVVLVYSKPPHGILGTHIKQLIGFKRVFIREQSSQKVHFKINVCKGLEIVDSAANHILPSGGHSIVIGDDVVSFPFQVNFS from the exons ATGCCTCAATTCACCGCAATCACCTTCATCTTTCTCACTCTTTGCACAGCAACAATAGCAAAGCCTGCTAAATTTAAGCTTGATCattcatcattatcatcatcttcttcatcttcctcttcttcaagtACTAAGAATTACACTTATGTTTGTGACGCCTCGCGCTATGCAAGCCTCGGCCTCAACATGTCGGCTTTCTCGTTCTGCGACGCCTCGCTGACCTACGAGGAGCGAGCCAAGGATCTGGCGAAGCGGATGGTCCTCCATGAGAAGGTCCGGCAGCTCGGCAACGGCGCCTACGGCGTCCCGAGGCTAGGGCTTCCCAAGTACGAGTGGTGGTCCGAGGCGCTCCACGGCGTCTCCAACGTGGGCCCCGGGACCTTCTTCGACGACGTCGTCCCCGGCGCGACGAGCTTCCCCACTGTCATCCTCACGGCCGCCGCCTTCAACGAGTCTCTTTGGAAAAGCATCGGCCAG GCTGTTTCGACGGAAGCGAGAGCGATGTACAACCTCGGACGGGCCGGACTGACGTTCTGGAGCCCGACCATCAACGTCGTACGAGACCCCCGGTGGGGGCGAGCGCTGGAGACCCCTGGGGAGGACCCTTTCGTGGTCGGGAGGTACGCCGTCGACTACGTCAGGGGCCTGCAAGACGTGGAGGGAGCCGACCACCACCGCACCGCCGACCCGAACCAGAGGCCCCTCAAGGTCTCCTCGTGCTGCAAGCACTACGCCGCGTACGACGTCGAAAACTGGTTGGGGGTCGATCGCTACCATTTCGACGCGAGG GTGCGCCAGCAAGACATGGAGGAGACGTTCCTCCGGCCGTTCGAGATGTGCGTGAAGGAGGGCGACGTTAGCAGCGTCATGTGCTCGTTCAACCGGGTCGACGGAATTCCGACGTGCGCCGATCCGAACCTCTTGAAGGACACGATCAGAGGGGAGTGGGATCTTCACGG GTATATAGTCGCCGATTGCGACTCTATTCAAGTCATGGTGGATGACCACAAGTTCCTCAACGACACAAACGAGGACGCCGTGGCACGAACGCTTAAAGCAG GTTTGGACTTGGACTGTGGAGTTTACTACACGAATTTCACGCCCGGCGCGGTGGCAGCAGGGaaggtgagggagagagaaatcgATACGTCGTTGAAGTATCTCTACGTCGTGCTCATGAGGCTGGGGTTCTTTGATGGAAGTCCCGAGTTCAAATCTCTTGGCAAGGACGATATTTGCACCAAGGCGAACCTCCAGCTAGCCGCTCGGGCAGCTAAGGAAGGGATTGTTCTCTTGAAAAATAACTGGACGCTCCCTCTCAGCCCTCACCAAGCCCGAAACATAGCCGTCGTCGGCCCTCACGCCAACGCCACCGAGGCGATGATCGGGAACTATGCCG GTGTCCCATGCCGATTCACCGCGCCCATCGACGGCTTCTCCAGGTACGGGGTGGTGACGTACAAGGCGGGGTGCGCGGACATCGCTTGCAAGAACGAGAGCTTCATTTTCCCGGCCATGAAAGCTGCCAAGCGCGCGGACGCGACGGTGATCTTGGCGGGACTGGACCTGTCGGTGGAGGCCGAGGCTTTGGACCGGACCGACCTCGTCCTTCCCGGGTACCAGCCTCAGCTCATCAATCAAGTGGCGGAGGTCGCCAAAGGCCCCGTCGTCCTCGTGATTCTATCGGCCGGCGGCGTCGACATCTCGTTTGCGAAGGAGAATCCAAATATTGGCGGCATCTTGTGGGCTGGATATCCCGGAGAGGAAGGGGGCCGAGCTATCGCGGATGTTGTCTTCGGCCACTATAATCCCG GTGGAAGGCTACCTCTAACATGGCACAAGGCGGACTACGTGGATATGCTGCCCATGACATCGA CCACTAGGCCGGTCCCCTCCCTGGGCTACCCCGGACGCACTTACAAGTTCTTCAATGGCTCCGTCGCGTACCCCTTCGGCTATGGCTTGAGCTACACACGGTTCAATTACTCGTTGTCACCTGCAAAGCGATTTGTCGACCTCAAGGTGGAGAACCTCGACTACTGCCGCGACCTCAGCTACAGCCACAACACCAAGAGGCCGCCATGCCCCGCGATGTCCATCGACGACTTGAACTGCGGGCATGACATCGATTTCGTAGTCGAAGTGACGAACACTGGGCACAGGGACGGGAGCGACGTGGTCTTGGTGTACTCGAAGCCTCCCCATGGGATTTTGGGCACGCACATAAAGCAATTGATTGGGTTCAAGAGGGTCTTCATTCGCGAACAAAGTAGCCAAAAGGTTCATTTCAAGATCAACGTTTGTAAGGGCTTGGAAATAGTTGACTCCGCCGCGAATCACATCTTGCCATCTGGCGGTCACTCCATTGTGATTGGAGATGACGTGgtttcttttccatttcaagTCAACTTTAGTTGA